A genome region from Sceloporus undulatus isolate JIND9_A2432 ecotype Alabama chromosome 1, SceUnd_v1.1, whole genome shotgun sequence includes the following:
- the PROSER1 gene encoding proline and serine-rich protein 1 isoform X1 produces MDKKAFEMVLDEIRKAVLMEYKLKAIEYVHGYFSSEQIVELLRYFSWAEPQLKAMKALQHKMVAVSAAKVVNILNCFTFSKDKLIALELLASNIIDAQNYRLIEDLFRTSMSEKKRCRRILEQASKAGCKAPHAMISSCGMIPGNPYPKGKPSRINGIFPGSPVKKENEDYSNEGKGIAARILGPSKPAPATYNPHKPVPYPIPPCRPHATIAPSAYNNAGLVPLANVIAPGLPAPPPYTSSHVGTGKAENEELSNQTKSSQSQAFATQSNHLFTPHGSNPAASPAPTPSSVKAISQSSTLPSPTTAGISMSTPVLPGFPGQTVSSVHSPQPLTPTPSVIKSHSLPGVPTTSAHCATPAPLPATFSGLTSMLPAAAAPQGLPAPCANSAPNEGFASASAPFASLPFPASSVASSANNPNSLPSAFAGLPLSLTPTPQGIASPLPSAIVGSPATSLPCPLNLPNPLLSVLKGFLSASDGSLMNSTALPSAVTAELASLSGLASQNSEAASSSSNKCYTPTTTSTLQHPPTPGLSIFPGLPSQPGASSSATPPALPTQSPLNTLASSIMPVNCASSVALPHCPSPANHEQQVVSTSTATAIPAQVKTEPTSPTLSSFKGTSHSAGPSHSTSGLSALSHAYTSTTSLPGSLPSSLNPALSSLSSLSVPLNNTPSIAPHGSSAPLAPVYNALPPFTSLTSNFAFPGNPALTPTGSLLPIPPTTTSAISAAHVSSTATVLPTLIASAAAPAPFPLNLCSAVPSLFSVPQVPLGSCSSSFPPFPVSNTPSVTPALPSFPGLQASSTVAAVAPLPAAATAPSPAPVLPGFASAFSSNFNSALVAQAGLTSGLQAPGNTVFPGLLSLPGIPGLAQSATQSSLQELQHSAAAQSALLQAHSASALENYTSQPDGYTTYPAATGTPATPFSLQASLPQSGWQ; encoded by the exons GCTGTGTTGATGGAATACAAGTTAAAAGCTATTGAATATGTACATGGATACTTTTCTAGCGAACAG ATTGTTGAATTACTAAGGTACTTCTCTTGGGCTGAACCACAGTTAAAAGCAATGAAAGCATTACAGCAT aaaatggTAGCTGTTTCTGCAGCCAAAGTGGTTAACATCCTCAACTGTTTCACTTTTAGTAAAGACAAACTTATTGCACTAGAGCTGTTGGCTTC AAATATAATCGATGCTCAGAATTACCGTCTTATTGAAGACCTCTTCCGAACTAGTATGTCTGAGAAGAAGAGGTGTAGAAGAATTCTTGAACAG GCATCAAAAGCTGGATGCAAAGCACCTCATGCTATGATATCTTCTTGTGGTATGATTCCTGGAAATCCTTATCCAAAGGGAAAGCCTAGCCGCATAAATGGAATTTTCCCG GGGTCACCAGTCAAAAAGGAGAATGAAGATTATAGTAACGAAGGCAAAGGAATTGCAGCTCGCATTCTTGGACCATCCAAACCA GCTCCGGCAACATACAATCCACATAAACCTGTTCCTTATCCTATCCCTCCTTGCCGACCACATGCAACAATTGCACCTA GTGCTTACAACAATGCTGGTCTTGTTCCACTGGCTAATGTCATTGCCCCTGGTTTGCCAGCTCCACCACCATATACCTCTAGTCATGTAGGAACAGGTAAAGCAG AAAACGAAGAGCTTTCCAATCAGACAAAATCTTCCCAAAGCCAAG CTTTTGCTACACAATCGAATCATCTCTTTACACCTCATGGTTCTAACCCTGCAGCTTCTCCAGCCCCAACCCCGTCATCTGTTAAGGCAATAAGCCAGTCATCAACACTTCCATCTCCAACCACAGCAGGGATAAGCATGTCCACCCCTGTTCTCCCTGGCTTCCCAGGGCAGACTGTCTCATCTGTCCATTCACCTCAGCCATTGACTCCAACTCCTTCTGTTATTAAATCCCACTCGCTCCCTGGTGTTCCTACTACATCTGCTCATTGTGCCACTCCTGCTCCACTCCCTGCAACTTTCTCTGGGCTGACTTCCATGCTTCCTGCTGCAGCAGCTCCACAAGGGCTGCCTGCACCATGTGCCAACTCTGCACCTAATGAAGGTTTTGCATCTGCCTCTGCACCATTCGCCAGCCTGCCTTTTCCTGCATCATCTGTCGCTTCATCAGCTAATAACCCCAATTCATTGCCATCTGCTTTTGCTGGCCTGCCTTTGTCCCTGACGCCCACTCCTCAAGGAATAGCCAGTCCCCTTCCTTCTGCCATTGTTGGTTCTCCTGCCACTAGCCTACCATGCCCACTGAACTTACCTAACCCACTCCTATCAGTCTTAAAGGGATTTTTGTCAGCCAGTGATGGCTCCCTAATGAATTCAACTGCTCTGCCTTCTGCTGTGACAGCTGAGCTTGCTTCGTTATCTGGTCTTGCTAGCCAGAATTCTGAAGCTGCCTCTTCATCAAGTAACAAGTGTTACACTCCAACGACTACCTCTACCCTTCAACATCCTCCCACTCCAGGACTGTCCATTTTCCCAGGGCTCCCATCTCAACCTGGAGCAAGCAGTAGTGCAACCCCTCCTGCTTTACCAACACAGTCCCCTTTAAACACGTTGGCATCTTCCATCATGCCAGTCAATTGTGCCTCCTCAGTTGCTCTTCCCCATTGTCCAAGTCCTGCTAATCATGAACAGCAGGTGGTATCCACCTCAACTGCCACAGCCATTCCAGCTCAGGTGAAAACCGAACCCACAAGCCCTACTCTTTCCAGTTTCAAAGGCACTTCACATTCTGCCGGGCCTTCTCATAGCACTTCAGGCTTGTCAGCTCTTAGCCATGCATATACCTCAACTACATCATTGCCAGGCAGCTTACCTAGTTCCCTTAATCCAGCACTATCTAGTCTTTCTTCATTGAGTGTTCCACTAAATAACACACCTTCTATTGCCCCACATGGCTCTTCTGCTCCATTAGCTCCAGTATATAATGCACTTCCTCCTTTCACTTCCCTAACTAGCAATTTTGCTTTCCCTGGCAATCCAGCACTTACCCCGACAGGATCTCTGTTGCCCATTCCTCCTACAACTACATCAGCCATTTCTGCAGCTCATGTCAGCTCCACAGCCACTGTTCTCCCAACACTCATTGCTTCAGCAGCTGCTCCAGCTCCATTTCCCCTTAACTTGTGCAGCGCTGTCCCTTCCCTGTTTTCTGTTCCTCAAGTACCTCTAGGATCATGCAGCtcatccttccctcctttccctgtCTCTAACACTCCCTCTGTCACTCCTGCTCTCCCTTCTTTCCCTGGGCTCCAGGCATCTTCTACAGTAGCAGCAGTCGCACCGCTGCCGGCAGCTGCCACAGCCCCATCTCCAGCTCCAGTGCTGCCAGGGTTTGCCTCGGCCTTTAGCTCAAACTTCAACTCTGCACTTGTTGCCCAGGCTGG CCTGACTTCTGGGCTCCAGGCCCCTGGTAATACAGTATTCCCGGGACTCCTCTCTCTTCCTGGCATCCCTGGACTTGCCCAAAGTGCTACACAGTCTTCCTTACAAGAACTTCAGCACAGTGCAGCTGCACAGTCAGCCTTACTACAG GCACACTCTGCTTCTGCTCTGGAGAACTACACATCACAGCCTGATGGTTATACCACATATCCTGCGGCAACAGGAACGCCTGCAACTCCCTTTTCATTGCAAGCAAGTCTTCCCCAGAGTGGATGGCAATAA
- the PROSER1 gene encoding proline and serine-rich protein 1 isoform X2, with protein sequence MDKKAFEMVLDEIRKAVLMEYKLKAIEYVHGYFSSEQIVELLRYFSWAEPQLKAMKALQHKMVAVSAAKVVNILNCFTFSKDKLIALELLASNIIDAQNYRLIEDLFRTSMSEKKRCRRILEQASKAGCKAPHAMISSCGMIPGNPYPKGKPSRINGIFPGSPVKKENEDYSNEGKGIAARILGPSKPAPATYNPHKPVPYPIPPCRPHATIAPSAYNNAGLVPLANVIAPGLPAPPPYTSSHVGTENEELSNQTKSSQSQAFATQSNHLFTPHGSNPAASPAPTPSSVKAISQSSTLPSPTTAGISMSTPVLPGFPGQTVSSVHSPQPLTPTPSVIKSHSLPGVPTTSAHCATPAPLPATFSGLTSMLPAAAAPQGLPAPCANSAPNEGFASASAPFASLPFPASSVASSANNPNSLPSAFAGLPLSLTPTPQGIASPLPSAIVGSPATSLPCPLNLPNPLLSVLKGFLSASDGSLMNSTALPSAVTAELASLSGLASQNSEAASSSSNKCYTPTTTSTLQHPPTPGLSIFPGLPSQPGASSSATPPALPTQSPLNTLASSIMPVNCASSVALPHCPSPANHEQQVVSTSTATAIPAQVKTEPTSPTLSSFKGTSHSAGPSHSTSGLSALSHAYTSTTSLPGSLPSSLNPALSSLSSLSVPLNNTPSIAPHGSSAPLAPVYNALPPFTSLTSNFAFPGNPALTPTGSLLPIPPTTTSAISAAHVSSTATVLPTLIASAAAPAPFPLNLCSAVPSLFSVPQVPLGSCSSSFPPFPVSNTPSVTPALPSFPGLQASSTVAAVAPLPAAATAPSPAPVLPGFASAFSSNFNSALVAQAGLTSGLQAPGNTVFPGLLSLPGIPGLAQSATQSSLQELQHSAAAQSALLQAHSASALENYTSQPDGYTTYPAATGTPATPFSLQASLPQSGWQ encoded by the exons GCTGTGTTGATGGAATACAAGTTAAAAGCTATTGAATATGTACATGGATACTTTTCTAGCGAACAG ATTGTTGAATTACTAAGGTACTTCTCTTGGGCTGAACCACAGTTAAAAGCAATGAAAGCATTACAGCAT aaaatggTAGCTGTTTCTGCAGCCAAAGTGGTTAACATCCTCAACTGTTTCACTTTTAGTAAAGACAAACTTATTGCACTAGAGCTGTTGGCTTC AAATATAATCGATGCTCAGAATTACCGTCTTATTGAAGACCTCTTCCGAACTAGTATGTCTGAGAAGAAGAGGTGTAGAAGAATTCTTGAACAG GCATCAAAAGCTGGATGCAAAGCACCTCATGCTATGATATCTTCTTGTGGTATGATTCCTGGAAATCCTTATCCAAAGGGAAAGCCTAGCCGCATAAATGGAATTTTCCCG GGGTCACCAGTCAAAAAGGAGAATGAAGATTATAGTAACGAAGGCAAAGGAATTGCAGCTCGCATTCTTGGACCATCCAAACCA GCTCCGGCAACATACAATCCACATAAACCTGTTCCTTATCCTATCCCTCCTTGCCGACCACATGCAACAATTGCACCTA GTGCTTACAACAATGCTGGTCTTGTTCCACTGGCTAATGTCATTGCCCCTGGTTTGCCAGCTCCACCACCATATACCTCTAGTCATGTAGGAACAG AAAACGAAGAGCTTTCCAATCAGACAAAATCTTCCCAAAGCCAAG CTTTTGCTACACAATCGAATCATCTCTTTACACCTCATGGTTCTAACCCTGCAGCTTCTCCAGCCCCAACCCCGTCATCTGTTAAGGCAATAAGCCAGTCATCAACACTTCCATCTCCAACCACAGCAGGGATAAGCATGTCCACCCCTGTTCTCCCTGGCTTCCCAGGGCAGACTGTCTCATCTGTCCATTCACCTCAGCCATTGACTCCAACTCCTTCTGTTATTAAATCCCACTCGCTCCCTGGTGTTCCTACTACATCTGCTCATTGTGCCACTCCTGCTCCACTCCCTGCAACTTTCTCTGGGCTGACTTCCATGCTTCCTGCTGCAGCAGCTCCACAAGGGCTGCCTGCACCATGTGCCAACTCTGCACCTAATGAAGGTTTTGCATCTGCCTCTGCACCATTCGCCAGCCTGCCTTTTCCTGCATCATCTGTCGCTTCATCAGCTAATAACCCCAATTCATTGCCATCTGCTTTTGCTGGCCTGCCTTTGTCCCTGACGCCCACTCCTCAAGGAATAGCCAGTCCCCTTCCTTCTGCCATTGTTGGTTCTCCTGCCACTAGCCTACCATGCCCACTGAACTTACCTAACCCACTCCTATCAGTCTTAAAGGGATTTTTGTCAGCCAGTGATGGCTCCCTAATGAATTCAACTGCTCTGCCTTCTGCTGTGACAGCTGAGCTTGCTTCGTTATCTGGTCTTGCTAGCCAGAATTCTGAAGCTGCCTCTTCATCAAGTAACAAGTGTTACACTCCAACGACTACCTCTACCCTTCAACATCCTCCCACTCCAGGACTGTCCATTTTCCCAGGGCTCCCATCTCAACCTGGAGCAAGCAGTAGTGCAACCCCTCCTGCTTTACCAACACAGTCCCCTTTAAACACGTTGGCATCTTCCATCATGCCAGTCAATTGTGCCTCCTCAGTTGCTCTTCCCCATTGTCCAAGTCCTGCTAATCATGAACAGCAGGTGGTATCCACCTCAACTGCCACAGCCATTCCAGCTCAGGTGAAAACCGAACCCACAAGCCCTACTCTTTCCAGTTTCAAAGGCACTTCACATTCTGCCGGGCCTTCTCATAGCACTTCAGGCTTGTCAGCTCTTAGCCATGCATATACCTCAACTACATCATTGCCAGGCAGCTTACCTAGTTCCCTTAATCCAGCACTATCTAGTCTTTCTTCATTGAGTGTTCCACTAAATAACACACCTTCTATTGCCCCACATGGCTCTTCTGCTCCATTAGCTCCAGTATATAATGCACTTCCTCCTTTCACTTCCCTAACTAGCAATTTTGCTTTCCCTGGCAATCCAGCACTTACCCCGACAGGATCTCTGTTGCCCATTCCTCCTACAACTACATCAGCCATTTCTGCAGCTCATGTCAGCTCCACAGCCACTGTTCTCCCAACACTCATTGCTTCAGCAGCTGCTCCAGCTCCATTTCCCCTTAACTTGTGCAGCGCTGTCCCTTCCCTGTTTTCTGTTCCTCAAGTACCTCTAGGATCATGCAGCtcatccttccctcctttccctgtCTCTAACACTCCCTCTGTCACTCCTGCTCTCCCTTCTTTCCCTGGGCTCCAGGCATCTTCTACAGTAGCAGCAGTCGCACCGCTGCCGGCAGCTGCCACAGCCCCATCTCCAGCTCCAGTGCTGCCAGGGTTTGCCTCGGCCTTTAGCTCAAACTTCAACTCTGCACTTGTTGCCCAGGCTGG CCTGACTTCTGGGCTCCAGGCCCCTGGTAATACAGTATTCCCGGGACTCCTCTCTCTTCCTGGCATCCCTGGACTTGCCCAAAGTGCTACACAGTCTTCCTTACAAGAACTTCAGCACAGTGCAGCTGCACAGTCAGCCTTACTACAG GCACACTCTGCTTCTGCTCTGGAGAACTACACATCACAGCCTGATGGTTATACCACATATCCTGCGGCAACAGGAACGCCTGCAACTCCCTTTTCATTGCAAGCAAGTCTTCCCCAGAGTGGATGGCAATAA
- the PROSER1 gene encoding proline and serine-rich protein 1 isoform X3, producing MSEKKRCRRILEQASKAGCKAPHAMISSCGMIPGNPYPKGKPSRINGIFPGSPVKKENEDYSNEGKGIAARILGPSKPAPATYNPHKPVPYPIPPCRPHATIAPSAYNNAGLVPLANVIAPGLPAPPPYTSSHVGTGKAENEELSNQTKSSQSQAFATQSNHLFTPHGSNPAASPAPTPSSVKAISQSSTLPSPTTAGISMSTPVLPGFPGQTVSSVHSPQPLTPTPSVIKSHSLPGVPTTSAHCATPAPLPATFSGLTSMLPAAAAPQGLPAPCANSAPNEGFASASAPFASLPFPASSVASSANNPNSLPSAFAGLPLSLTPTPQGIASPLPSAIVGSPATSLPCPLNLPNPLLSVLKGFLSASDGSLMNSTALPSAVTAELASLSGLASQNSEAASSSSNKCYTPTTTSTLQHPPTPGLSIFPGLPSQPGASSSATPPALPTQSPLNTLASSIMPVNCASSVALPHCPSPANHEQQVVSTSTATAIPAQVKTEPTSPTLSSFKGTSHSAGPSHSTSGLSALSHAYTSTTSLPGSLPSSLNPALSSLSSLSVPLNNTPSIAPHGSSAPLAPVYNALPPFTSLTSNFAFPGNPALTPTGSLLPIPPTTTSAISAAHVSSTATVLPTLIASAAAPAPFPLNLCSAVPSLFSVPQVPLGSCSSSFPPFPVSNTPSVTPALPSFPGLQASSTVAAVAPLPAAATAPSPAPVLPGFASAFSSNFNSALVAQAGLTSGLQAPGNTVFPGLLSLPGIPGLAQSATQSSLQELQHSAAAQSALLQAHSASALENYTSQPDGYTTYPAATGTPATPFSLQASLPQSGWQ from the exons ATGTCTGAGAAGAAGAGGTGTAGAAGAATTCTTGAACAG GCATCAAAAGCTGGATGCAAAGCACCTCATGCTATGATATCTTCTTGTGGTATGATTCCTGGAAATCCTTATCCAAAGGGAAAGCCTAGCCGCATAAATGGAATTTTCCCG GGGTCACCAGTCAAAAAGGAGAATGAAGATTATAGTAACGAAGGCAAAGGAATTGCAGCTCGCATTCTTGGACCATCCAAACCA GCTCCGGCAACATACAATCCACATAAACCTGTTCCTTATCCTATCCCTCCTTGCCGACCACATGCAACAATTGCACCTA GTGCTTACAACAATGCTGGTCTTGTTCCACTGGCTAATGTCATTGCCCCTGGTTTGCCAGCTCCACCACCATATACCTCTAGTCATGTAGGAACAGGTAAAGCAG AAAACGAAGAGCTTTCCAATCAGACAAAATCTTCCCAAAGCCAAG CTTTTGCTACACAATCGAATCATCTCTTTACACCTCATGGTTCTAACCCTGCAGCTTCTCCAGCCCCAACCCCGTCATCTGTTAAGGCAATAAGCCAGTCATCAACACTTCCATCTCCAACCACAGCAGGGATAAGCATGTCCACCCCTGTTCTCCCTGGCTTCCCAGGGCAGACTGTCTCATCTGTCCATTCACCTCAGCCATTGACTCCAACTCCTTCTGTTATTAAATCCCACTCGCTCCCTGGTGTTCCTACTACATCTGCTCATTGTGCCACTCCTGCTCCACTCCCTGCAACTTTCTCTGGGCTGACTTCCATGCTTCCTGCTGCAGCAGCTCCACAAGGGCTGCCTGCACCATGTGCCAACTCTGCACCTAATGAAGGTTTTGCATCTGCCTCTGCACCATTCGCCAGCCTGCCTTTTCCTGCATCATCTGTCGCTTCATCAGCTAATAACCCCAATTCATTGCCATCTGCTTTTGCTGGCCTGCCTTTGTCCCTGACGCCCACTCCTCAAGGAATAGCCAGTCCCCTTCCTTCTGCCATTGTTGGTTCTCCTGCCACTAGCCTACCATGCCCACTGAACTTACCTAACCCACTCCTATCAGTCTTAAAGGGATTTTTGTCAGCCAGTGATGGCTCCCTAATGAATTCAACTGCTCTGCCTTCTGCTGTGACAGCTGAGCTTGCTTCGTTATCTGGTCTTGCTAGCCAGAATTCTGAAGCTGCCTCTTCATCAAGTAACAAGTGTTACACTCCAACGACTACCTCTACCCTTCAACATCCTCCCACTCCAGGACTGTCCATTTTCCCAGGGCTCCCATCTCAACCTGGAGCAAGCAGTAGTGCAACCCCTCCTGCTTTACCAACACAGTCCCCTTTAAACACGTTGGCATCTTCCATCATGCCAGTCAATTGTGCCTCCTCAGTTGCTCTTCCCCATTGTCCAAGTCCTGCTAATCATGAACAGCAGGTGGTATCCACCTCAACTGCCACAGCCATTCCAGCTCAGGTGAAAACCGAACCCACAAGCCCTACTCTTTCCAGTTTCAAAGGCACTTCACATTCTGCCGGGCCTTCTCATAGCACTTCAGGCTTGTCAGCTCTTAGCCATGCATATACCTCAACTACATCATTGCCAGGCAGCTTACCTAGTTCCCTTAATCCAGCACTATCTAGTCTTTCTTCATTGAGTGTTCCACTAAATAACACACCTTCTATTGCCCCACATGGCTCTTCTGCTCCATTAGCTCCAGTATATAATGCACTTCCTCCTTTCACTTCCCTAACTAGCAATTTTGCTTTCCCTGGCAATCCAGCACTTACCCCGACAGGATCTCTGTTGCCCATTCCTCCTACAACTACATCAGCCATTTCTGCAGCTCATGTCAGCTCCACAGCCACTGTTCTCCCAACACTCATTGCTTCAGCAGCTGCTCCAGCTCCATTTCCCCTTAACTTGTGCAGCGCTGTCCCTTCCCTGTTTTCTGTTCCTCAAGTACCTCTAGGATCATGCAGCtcatccttccctcctttccctgtCTCTAACACTCCCTCTGTCACTCCTGCTCTCCCTTCTTTCCCTGGGCTCCAGGCATCTTCTACAGTAGCAGCAGTCGCACCGCTGCCGGCAGCTGCCACAGCCCCATCTCCAGCTCCAGTGCTGCCAGGGTTTGCCTCGGCCTTTAGCTCAAACTTCAACTCTGCACTTGTTGCCCAGGCTGG CCTGACTTCTGGGCTCCAGGCCCCTGGTAATACAGTATTCCCGGGACTCCTCTCTCTTCCTGGCATCCCTGGACTTGCCCAAAGTGCTACACAGTCTTCCTTACAAGAACTTCAGCACAGTGCAGCTGCACAGTCAGCCTTACTACAG GCACACTCTGCTTCTGCTCTGGAGAACTACACATCACAGCCTGATGGTTATACCACATATCCTGCGGCAACAGGAACGCCTGCAACTCCCTTTTCATTGCAAGCAAGTCTTCCCCAGAGTGGATGGCAATAA
- the GEMIN2 gene encoding gem-associated protein 2 isoform X3, with protein MESAVEELMPRLLPVGDCDLAEDFDPTVPPRTPQEYLKRVQIEAAKCPDVVVAQIDPKKLKKKQTVNISLSGCQPAPVGFSPTLKWQREQVAHFSAIRQNVNKHRSHWKSQQLDSNVAIPRPDDEEGWKKFCLGEKLYLETAVQVPSDDSEGIDYVQIGFPPFLSIVSRMNQATVTAVLEYLTNWLAAKEFTTELGRWLYALLACLEKPLLPEAHSLIRQLARQCSEVRVLEIF; from the exons ATGGAGTCGGCGGTGGAGGAACTGATGCCCCGGCTCCTGCCTGTCGGGGACTGCGACCTGGCGGAGGATTTCGACCCCACTGTGCCCCCCAGGACCCCCCAGGAGTACTTAAAGCGAGTCCA GATTGAAGCTGCAAAATGCCCTGATGTTGTTGTGGCTCAAATAGACCCCAAGAAGTTGAAAAAGAAGCAGACTGTGAACATTTCa CTCTCAGGATGCCAGCCTGCCCCAGTGGGCTTCTCTCCGACACTGAAATGGCAGCGAGAACAAGTGGCACACTTTTCAGCCATTCGTCAG aatgtGAACAAGCATAGAAGTCATTGGAAGTCACAGCAACTAGACAGTAACGTAGCAATT CCCAGACCTGATGATGAAGAAGGCTGGAAAAAATTTTGTCTGGGTGAGAAGTTATATTTAGAAACAGCAGTTCAAGTACCCAGTGATGACAGTGAAGGAATTGATTATGTGCAG ATTGGCTTTCCTCCATTCCTGAGCATTGTTAGCAGAATGAATCAG GCAACAGTAACTGCTGTTTTGGAATATCTGACAAACTGGCTTGCAGCAAAGGAATTTACTACAGAGCTG GGCCGATGGCTTTATGCTCTACTGGCCTGTCTTGAAAAACCATTGTTACCAGAAGCTCACTCTCTAATTCGGCAGTTGGCCAGACAATGCTCTGAAGTGAGAGTATTGGAG ATATTTTGA
- the GEMIN2 gene encoding gem-associated protein 2 isoform X2, which translates to MESAVEELMPRLLPVGDCDLAEDFDPTVPPRTPQEYLKRVQIEAAKCPDVVVAQIDPKKLKKKQTVNISLSGCQPAPVGFSPTLKWQREQVAHFSAIRQPRPDDEEGWKKFCLGEKLYLETAVQVPSDDSEGIDYVQIGFPPFLSIVSRMNQATVTAVLEYLTNWLAAKEFTTELGRWLYALLACLEKPLLPEAHSLIRQLARQCSEVRVLEENKNDEKVSALNLIICLVGRYFDQHDLADEET; encoded by the exons ATGGAGTCGGCGGTGGAGGAACTGATGCCCCGGCTCCTGCCTGTCGGGGACTGCGACCTGGCGGAGGATTTCGACCCCACTGTGCCCCCCAGGACCCCCCAGGAGTACTTAAAGCGAGTCCA GATTGAAGCTGCAAAATGCCCTGATGTTGTTGTGGCTCAAATAGACCCCAAGAAGTTGAAAAAGAAGCAGACTGTGAACATTTCa CTCTCAGGATGCCAGCCTGCCCCAGTGGGCTTCTCTCCGACACTGAAATGGCAGCGAGAACAAGTGGCACACTTTTCAGCCATTCGTCAG CCCAGACCTGATGATGAAGAAGGCTGGAAAAAATTTTGTCTGGGTGAGAAGTTATATTTAGAAACAGCAGTTCAAGTACCCAGTGATGACAGTGAAGGAATTGATTATGTGCAG ATTGGCTTTCCTCCATTCCTGAGCATTGTTAGCAGAATGAATCAG GCAACAGTAACTGCTGTTTTGGAATATCTGACAAACTGGCTTGCAGCAAAGGAATTTACTACAGAGCTG GGCCGATGGCTTTATGCTCTACTGGCCTGTCTTGAAAAACCATTGTTACCAGAAGCTCACTCTCTAATTCGGCAGTTGGCCAGACAATGCTCTGAAGTGAGAGTATTGGAG GAGAATAAGAATGATGAAAAAGTATCTGCTCTGAACTTGATAATTTGTTTAGTTGGCAG ATATTTTGACCAGCATGATCTGGCTGATGAGGAAACCTGA
- the GEMIN2 gene encoding gem-associated protein 2 isoform X1, with amino-acid sequence MESAVEELMPRLLPVGDCDLAEDFDPTVPPRTPQEYLKRVQIEAAKCPDVVVAQIDPKKLKKKQTVNISLSGCQPAPVGFSPTLKWQREQVAHFSAIRQNVNKHRSHWKSQQLDSNVAIPRPDDEEGWKKFCLGEKLYLETAVQVPSDDSEGIDYVQIGFPPFLSIVSRMNQATVTAVLEYLTNWLAAKEFTTELGRWLYALLACLEKPLLPEAHSLIRQLARQCSEVRVLEENKNDEKVSALNLIICLVGRYFDQHDLADEET; translated from the exons ATGGAGTCGGCGGTGGAGGAACTGATGCCCCGGCTCCTGCCTGTCGGGGACTGCGACCTGGCGGAGGATTTCGACCCCACTGTGCCCCCCAGGACCCCCCAGGAGTACTTAAAGCGAGTCCA GATTGAAGCTGCAAAATGCCCTGATGTTGTTGTGGCTCAAATAGACCCCAAGAAGTTGAAAAAGAAGCAGACTGTGAACATTTCa CTCTCAGGATGCCAGCCTGCCCCAGTGGGCTTCTCTCCGACACTGAAATGGCAGCGAGAACAAGTGGCACACTTTTCAGCCATTCGTCAG aatgtGAACAAGCATAGAAGTCATTGGAAGTCACAGCAACTAGACAGTAACGTAGCAATT CCCAGACCTGATGATGAAGAAGGCTGGAAAAAATTTTGTCTGGGTGAGAAGTTATATTTAGAAACAGCAGTTCAAGTACCCAGTGATGACAGTGAAGGAATTGATTATGTGCAG ATTGGCTTTCCTCCATTCCTGAGCATTGTTAGCAGAATGAATCAG GCAACAGTAACTGCTGTTTTGGAATATCTGACAAACTGGCTTGCAGCAAAGGAATTTACTACAGAGCTG GGCCGATGGCTTTATGCTCTACTGGCCTGTCTTGAAAAACCATTGTTACCAGAAGCTCACTCTCTAATTCGGCAGTTGGCCAGACAATGCTCTGAAGTGAGAGTATTGGAG GAGAATAAGAATGATGAAAAAGTATCTGCTCTGAACTTGATAATTTGTTTAGTTGGCAG ATATTTTGACCAGCATGATCTGGCTGATGAGGAAACCTGA